A genomic segment from Myxococcota bacterium encodes:
- the mutS gene encoding DNA mismatch repair protein MutS: MEPRADTPMMRQYRELKQRAGDALLFFRLGDFYELFGADAERAAPLLDLVLTTRDRDSPDPVPMCGVPFHALEGYVRRCLAAGLSVAIAEQAENPQTAKGLVRREISEVVTPGLVANADRLEGAAANYLAAVLSDGERFGLAYLDLSTGEFAATETDRREVFLAELDRVAPREIVARDAEKELPPHPSVRRVRDADFDPRAVSERAGLLPHGLGADERTPDARAAAALVAAVAELQPASLAQLGALRRYRAAEHLLLDRATRRHLELFQNLRDGGPEGTLFETLDATRTPLGRRRLAGWLGEPLLAPEAIAERQERVARWLEPDSRRESLRDALRGVGDLERAATRALLPTGGPRELAALRASLHGVARVAGVTPLSDPLEGLRAELERVLVDEPPPAPRGEPHTGYVRDGVDPELDRIRRESAEGESFLAGLEARERARTGIPALKVRYNRVFGWSIEVTKARLSLVPGDYRRKQTTAGGERYTTDELERWEGVTLRARELAAAAEARALEDLRARLRARSERLRRTAGEIAELDTAQSLAHLARERGWVRPAIDRSLVLEIEAGRHPVVERSTRDGFVPNDVHLDGEEARFVILTGPNMAGKSTLLRQVGLIVLLAQAGSFVPARAARIGVADRIFTRVGASDSLATGESTFMVEMRETATIVREGTGRSLVLLDEIGRGTSTFDGLSIAWAVAEYLHDTPGLRPRVWFATHYHELADLARTKSGVRNFHFTCAEQDGEILFLRRMEPGAASRSYGIEVARAAGLPPKVIRRAREVLRNLEGGEFDERGVPRLAQGAGATAEPAQLGLFAPAPDPLREALRALEPERMTPIEALVELERLKRSLGSES; this comes from the coding sequence GTGGAGCCGCGCGCCGACACGCCCATGATGCGCCAGTACCGCGAGCTGAAGCAGCGCGCGGGCGACGCGCTGCTGTTCTTCCGGCTGGGCGACTTCTACGAGCTGTTCGGCGCCGACGCCGAGCGGGCGGCGCCGCTGCTCGACCTGGTGCTCACCACGCGCGACCGCGACTCACCCGACCCGGTGCCGATGTGCGGCGTGCCGTTCCACGCGCTCGAGGGCTACGTGCGGCGCTGTCTCGCGGCGGGTCTGTCGGTGGCGATCGCCGAGCAGGCCGAGAACCCGCAGACCGCCAAGGGGCTCGTGCGGCGCGAGATCAGCGAGGTGGTGACTCCCGGGCTCGTGGCGAACGCCGACCGGCTCGAGGGCGCGGCGGCGAACTACCTGGCCGCGGTGCTCTCGGACGGCGAGCGCTTCGGACTCGCCTATCTCGACCTCTCGACCGGCGAGTTCGCGGCCACCGAGACCGACCGGCGCGAGGTCTTCCTGGCCGAGCTCGACCGCGTGGCGCCGCGCGAGATCGTCGCGCGCGACGCCGAGAAGGAGCTGCCGCCGCACCCGTCCGTGCGGCGCGTGCGCGACGCCGACTTCGACCCGCGCGCGGTGTCCGAGCGCGCCGGGCTCCTGCCGCACGGCCTGGGCGCAGACGAGCGCACGCCCGACGCGCGCGCGGCGGCTGCGCTCGTGGCGGCCGTGGCCGAGCTCCAGCCCGCTTCGCTCGCGCAGCTCGGCGCACTGCGCCGCTACCGCGCCGCCGAGCACCTGCTGCTCGACCGCGCCACGCGCCGGCACCTCGAGCTGTTCCAGAACCTGCGCGACGGCGGGCCCGAGGGGACGCTGTTCGAGACACTCGACGCCACGCGCACGCCGCTGGGCCGGCGCCGGCTCGCCGGCTGGCTGGGTGAGCCCCTGCTCGCGCCCGAGGCGATCGCCGAGCGCCAGGAGCGCGTGGCGCGCTGGCTCGAGCCCGACAGCCGCCGCGAGTCTCTGCGCGATGCGCTGCGCGGCGTGGGTGACCTGGAACGCGCGGCCACGCGCGCGCTGCTGCCGACCGGTGGCCCGCGCGAGCTCGCGGCCCTGCGCGCCTCGCTCCACGGCGTGGCGCGCGTGGCCGGGGTCACTCCGCTCTCCGACCCGCTCGAGGGCCTGCGCGCGGAGCTCGAGCGCGTGCTGGTCGACGAGCCGCCGCCCGCGCCGCGCGGCGAGCCGCACACCGGCTACGTGCGCGACGGCGTCGACCCGGAGCTCGACCGCATCCGCCGCGAGTCCGCCGAGGGTGAGTCGTTCCTGGCCGGGCTCGAGGCGCGCGAGCGCGCGCGCACGGGCATCCCCGCGCTGAAGGTGCGCTACAACCGCGTGTTCGGCTGGTCGATCGAAGTCACCAAGGCGCGGCTCTCGCTCGTGCCCGGCGACTACCGGCGCAAGCAGACCACGGCCGGCGGCGAGCGCTACACGACCGACGAGCTCGAGCGCTGGGAGGGAGTCACCCTGCGCGCGCGCGAGCTGGCGGCCGCCGCCGAGGCGCGCGCGCTCGAGGACCTGCGCGCGCGGCTGCGCGCCCGGAGCGAGCGCCTGCGGCGCACGGCCGGCGAGATCGCCGAGCTCGACACCGCACAATCGCTGGCCCACCTGGCACGCGAGCGCGGCTGGGTCCGGCCCGCGATCGACCGCTCGCTCGTGCTCGAGATCGAGGCCGGCCGCCACCCCGTGGTCGAGCGCTCGACCCGCGACGGCTTCGTGCCCAACGACGTGCACCTGGACGGCGAGGAGGCCCGGTTCGTGATCCTGACCGGCCCCAACATGGCCGGGAAGTCGACCCTCCTGCGCCAGGTGGGGCTGATCGTGCTGCTGGCCCAGGCGGGCTCCTTCGTGCCCGCCCGCGCGGCCCGGATCGGGGTCGCCGACCGGATCTTCACCCGGGTGGGGGCCTCCGACTCCCTGGCCACGGGAGAATCCACCTTCATGGTGGAGATGCGGGAGACGGCCACCATCGTGCGCGAAGGGACGGGGCGAAGCCTGGTGCTGCTGGACGAGATCGGGCGGGGCACCTCGACCTTCGACGGCCTGTCCATCGCCTGGGCGGTCGCGGAATACCTCCACGATACCCCGGGGTTGCGCCCGCGCGTCTGGTTCGCGACCCACTACCATGAGCTGGCGGACCTCGCGCGCACGAAGTCGGGAGTTCGGAACTTCCACTTCACCTGCGCCGAGCAGGACGGGGAGATCCTCTTCCTGAGGCGCATGGAGCCCGGGGCCGCGAGCCGAAGCTACGGAATCGAGGTGGCGCGTGCGGCCGGTCTCCCCCCCAAGGTCATCCGGCGTGCACGCGAGGTGCTGCGGAACCTGGAAGGGGGAGAGTTCGATGAGCGGGGAGTGCCGCGCCTGGCACAGGGCGCCGGGGCCACGGCGGAGCCGGCGCAGCTCGGTCTGTTCGCCCCCGCCCCCGATCCGCTGCGCGAAGCACTGCGCGCGCTCGAGCCCGAGCGCATGACCCCGATCGAGGCGCTGGTGGAGCTCGAGCGCCTGAAGCGCTCGCTGGGGAGCGAGTCGTGA
- a CDS encoding N-acetylmuramoyl-L-alanine amidase, protein MKPAALAFVLLFALGSVGAGVRPPGLCDVKQISVSDEPALTRVVIELSDKARFETHEIANPRRLYIDVDGTWLEGAVAAPQPGSVGSLLRVVRGGQNTLTRSRIVLELTRGGVAAKVYALEAPFRIVAELPKAAPKPDVAAAPKSLAPAAKTVTAAEAAAQKDWDERAVRRVVIDAGHGGKDPGALGDEGLHEARITLAIARELGQVLESRGFEVILTRDRDVFLPLGERTDIANHKDADLFLSVHANAAKNKKLAGVETYLLDTRYDKQTARVAARENGTSVKELSDLHMLLASLKLGNNERYAARYANLVQSSLIRRLRKSYTETIDLGVKRGPFLVLFQADMPAILVEVGFVSNAAEGRRLASRDFAHAAAEGIADGVSAYREQQERRILARR, encoded by the coding sequence GTGAAGCCGGCGGCGCTCGCCTTCGTGCTGCTGTTCGCGCTCGGCTCCGTGGGCGCGGGCGTGCGCCCGCCCGGCCTTTGCGACGTGAAGCAGATCTCGGTCAGCGACGAGCCCGCGCTCACGCGCGTGGTGATCGAGCTGTCGGACAAGGCGCGCTTCGAGACACACGAGATTGCGAATCCGCGCCGGCTCTACATCGACGTCGACGGCACCTGGCTCGAGGGCGCGGTCGCCGCGCCGCAGCCGGGCAGCGTCGGGTCACTGCTGCGCGTGGTGCGCGGCGGCCAGAACACGCTGACGCGCTCGCGCATCGTGCTCGAGCTCACGCGCGGTGGCGTCGCTGCCAAGGTCTACGCGCTCGAAGCGCCGTTCCGGATCGTGGCCGAGCTGCCCAAGGCGGCGCCCAAGCCGGACGTGGCCGCCGCGCCCAAGTCATTGGCCCCGGCGGCCAAGACCGTGACTGCCGCCGAGGCGGCGGCACAGAAGGACTGGGACGAACGCGCGGTGCGCCGCGTGGTGATCGACGCCGGCCACGGCGGCAAGGACCCGGGCGCGCTCGGCGACGAGGGGCTGCACGAGGCGCGGATCACGCTCGCGATCGCGCGCGAGCTCGGCCAGGTGCTCGAGTCGCGCGGCTTCGAAGTCATCCTGACCCGCGACCGCGACGTGTTCCTGCCGCTGGGCGAGCGCACCGACATCGCGAATCACAAAGACGCCGACCTGTTCCTGTCGGTGCACGCGAACGCGGCCAAGAACAAGAAGCTCGCGGGCGTGGAGACGTATCTCCTCGACACGCGCTACGACAAGCAGACCGCGCGCGTCGCCGCGCGCGAGAACGGCACCAGCGTGAAGGAGCTGTCCGACCTGCACATGCTGCTCGCGTCGCTCAAGCTCGGGAACAACGAGCGCTACGCGGCGCGCTACGCGAACCTGGTGCAGAGCTCGCTGATCCGCCGGCTGCGCAAGAGCTACACCGAGACGATCGACCTGGGCGTGAAGCGCGGGCCGTTCCTGGTGCTGTTCCAGGCCGACATGCCGGCCATCCTGGTCGAAGTCGGCTTCGTCTCCAACGCGGCCGAGGGCCGCCGCCTGGCCTCGCGTGACTTCGCGCACGCCGCCGCCGAGGGCATCGCGGACGGCGTGTCTGCGTACCGCGAGCAGCAGGAGCGCCGGATCCTCGCGAGGCGCTAG
- the glnD gene encoding [protein-PII] uridylyltransferase has product MQPVCEDFFNSTDRGRPGPSSAHLNPSVRAYLDAVRAHLLGMHDAGAPARRVNEEHAELIDRLVRKLFRLAEDRYFENFPRLNFRFAVVAVGGYGRRELSLGSDVDLLFLYRGKENPYVETITETIATRLWDARVVVGAATRTVSECLRVGKEDLSTLTSYLDARFLVGDPALFAELDREVRAYLKENAEGFIEAKLAEQAKRHEAFGESLYLLQPNLKESVGGLRDYHTAMWIARAAIWEVRRPEHLRVQGFVDGDEERELLAALEFLWRMRNQLHRKGRKDDRLHYEAQAQLAGYLGFAEEDPLHGVEALMRSYYLHARAIQRASRRAIDHARQLAIQRREATRDASHPVAEGFAISNGRLEIPAASLLQERPMRLLTAFAVAQHHDVEVSPRAQRLIRQHLHLIDEGFRADPEASAFFRQILAAPMRVYRTLQTMDEVGLLGAYIPEFAHLVGMWQQDMYHTYTVDIHSLFLVEQLRRIQRGRYKNELALATELMREVRSPVLLYLGCILHDIGKGRGGGHSGKGAAMIPVLAKRLGLTADETAIVEFLVLHHLTMSALAEQRDVHDPRLILRLAKLCGSRLFLRLLYLVTVADIRSVSPVAWTSWKAGLLERLYRNTAEWLEAGQETESAEQFLLERAMSQASATSARAVEMLAQDGIEKADAEALLDQMPRRYLLENAPEEVAAHLRTAFAFLADRPPARVQPFRPTLQNPRSWGLVVVAPDRPGLFATIAGVLSSCGHNILAASAYTTRDGLALDVFDVDPIAGGTEEHELERARIEKRLSAVLSGESEIPAPQRPSLPRVLRVQAPSARVDNDDSDFYSIIDVEALDRPGLLYDISRALFEQGLSLVVVRASTRASRATDAFYVTTVDGHKLVEPDLLRRVEESVLRAIGQGGE; this is encoded by the coding sequence GTGCAGCCGGTCTGCGAGGACTTCTTCAATTCGACGGACCGCGGCCGGCCGGGACCGTCGTCGGCGCACCTGAATCCCTCGGTGCGCGCGTATCTCGACGCCGTGCGCGCGCACTTGCTCGGCATGCACGACGCGGGCGCGCCCGCGCGGCGCGTGAACGAGGAGCACGCGGAGCTGATCGACCGCCTGGTGCGCAAGCTCTTCCGGCTGGCGGAGGACCGCTACTTCGAGAACTTCCCGCGGCTCAACTTCCGCTTCGCGGTGGTCGCGGTAGGGGGCTACGGCCGGCGCGAGCTCTCGCTCGGCTCCGACGTCGACCTCCTGTTCCTGTACCGGGGCAAGGAGAACCCCTACGTCGAGACCATCACCGAGACGATCGCGACCCGGCTGTGGGACGCGCGCGTGGTGGTCGGCGCCGCGACGCGCACGGTGTCGGAGTGTCTGCGGGTCGGCAAGGAGGACCTCTCGACCCTCACCTCGTATCTCGACGCGCGCTTCCTGGTGGGCGACCCGGCGCTGTTCGCCGAGCTCGACCGCGAGGTGCGGGCCTATCTGAAGGAGAACGCCGAAGGCTTCATCGAGGCCAAGCTGGCCGAGCAGGCCAAGCGCCACGAGGCCTTCGGCGAGTCACTCTATCTGCTGCAGCCCAACCTGAAGGAGAGCGTGGGCGGGCTGCGCGACTACCACACCGCCATGTGGATCGCGCGCGCGGCGATCTGGGAGGTGCGGCGGCCCGAGCACCTGCGCGTGCAGGGCTTCGTCGACGGCGACGAGGAGCGCGAGCTCCTGGCGGCGCTCGAGTTTCTGTGGCGCATGCGCAACCAGCTCCACCGCAAGGGCCGCAAGGACGACCGGCTGCACTACGAGGCGCAGGCGCAGCTCGCGGGCTATCTCGGCTTCGCCGAGGAGGACCCGCTGCACGGCGTCGAGGCGCTGATGCGCAGCTACTACCTGCACGCGCGCGCGATCCAGCGCGCCTCCAGGCGCGCGATCGATCACGCGCGCCAGCTCGCGATCCAACGGCGCGAGGCGACGCGCGACGCGTCGCACCCCGTGGCCGAGGGCTTCGCGATCTCGAACGGCCGGCTCGAGATACCAGCCGCGTCGCTCTTGCAGGAGCGCCCGATGCGGCTGCTCACGGCCTTCGCAGTGGCGCAGCACCACGACGTCGAGGTCTCACCCCGCGCGCAGCGGCTGATCCGGCAGCACCTGCACCTGATCGACGAGGGCTTCCGCGCCGACCCCGAGGCGAGCGCCTTCTTCCGTCAGATCCTGGCCGCGCCGATGCGCGTCTACCGCACGCTGCAGACCATGGACGAGGTCGGGCTGCTCGGCGCCTACATCCCGGAGTTCGCGCACCTGGTGGGCATGTGGCAGCAGGACATGTACCACACGTACACCGTCGACATTCACTCGCTGTTCCTGGTGGAGCAGCTGCGCCGCATCCAGCGCGGGAGATACAAGAACGAGCTCGCGCTCGCGACCGAGCTGATGCGCGAGGTGCGCAGCCCGGTGCTGTTGTATCTGGGCTGCATCCTGCACGACATCGGCAAGGGCCGCGGCGGAGGTCACTCCGGCAAAGGCGCGGCCATGATTCCCGTGCTGGCGAAACGCCTGGGTCTCACGGCCGACGAGACGGCGATCGTCGAGTTCCTGGTGCTCCACCACCTGACCATGAGCGCCCTGGCCGAGCAGCGCGACGTGCACGACCCGCGGCTGATCCTGCGGCTCGCCAAGCTGTGCGGCTCGCGGCTGTTTCTGCGGCTCCTGTATCTCGTGACCGTGGCCGACATCCGCAGCGTGTCGCCGGTGGCGTGGACCTCGTGGAAGGCGGGGCTGCTCGAGCGGCTGTACCGCAACACCGCGGAGTGGCTCGAGGCCGGCCAGGAGACCGAGAGCGCCGAGCAGTTCCTGCTCGAGCGCGCCATGAGTCAGGCCAGCGCCACCTCGGCGCGCGCGGTCGAGATGCTCGCCCAGGACGGGATCGAGAAGGCCGACGCGGAGGCGTTGCTCGACCAGATGCCGCGCCGCTACCTGCTCGAGAACGCGCCGGAGGAGGTGGCGGCGCACCTGCGCACCGCGTTCGCGTTCCTGGCCGACCGCCCGCCCGCGCGCGTCCAGCCGTTCCGGCCCACGCTGCAGAATCCGCGCTCGTGGGGGCTGGTGGTGGTGGCGCCCGACCGGCCGGGTCTGTTCGCCACGATCGCGGGCGTGCTGTCGAGCTGCGGTCACAACATCCTCGCCGCCTCGGCTTACACCACGCGCGACGGGCTCGCGCTCGACGTGTTCGACGTGGACCCGATCGCGGGCGGCACCGAGGAGCACGAGCTCGAGCGCGCGCGCATCGAGAAGCGGCTCTCGGCCGTGCTGTCGGGTGAGTCGGAGATTCCCGCGCCGCAGCGCCCGAGCCTGCCGCGCGTGCTGCGCGTGCAGGCGCCGAGCGCGCGCGTGGACAACGACGACTCGGACTTCTACTCGATCATCGACGTCGAGGCGCTGGACCGGCCAGGGCTGCTGTACGACATCTCTCGCGCGCTGTTCGAGCAAGGTCTCTCACTCGTGGTGGTGCGCGCCTCGACGCGCGCCAGCCGCGCGACCGACGCCTTCTACGTGACCACCGTCGACGGTCACAAGCTGGTCGAGCCGGACCTCCTGCGCCGGGTCGAGGAATCCGTGCTGCGCGCGATCGGGCAGGGCGGCGAGTGA
- a CDS encoding tyrosine recombinase yields the protein MTLGPAIDAFLTHLAVERGLSPATVEAYGRDLARLAEGVGELAVARLDARALRAHIDALERRGLAASTRARSLSACAQLLAWLRAEKLLESDPLADLSRPKRGRRVPKVLSAEEVTALVHAPDESDVGIRDRALLELLYAAGLRVSELTSLRLADLRIASRACTVEGKGRRERLALFGEPAARALERYLAEVRPRWLRRGEAPEVFVSARGKRLTRQAVWYRIRAYGRALGIAHKLTPHVLRHSFATHLLEGGADLRIVQEMLGHADIGTTEIYTHVSRARLHELVNRRHPRGDARRAGRTRGDGLGSRSS from the coding sequence GTGACCCTGGGCCCGGCGATCGATGCGTTCCTCACGCATCTCGCCGTCGAGCGCGGTCTCTCGCCGGCCACCGTCGAAGCGTACGGGCGCGACCTGGCCCGGCTCGCCGAAGGCGTGGGCGAGCTGGCGGTGGCGCGGCTCGACGCGCGCGCGCTGCGCGCCCACATCGACGCGCTCGAGCGGCGCGGCCTGGCGGCCTCGACGCGCGCGCGCTCGCTCTCGGCCTGCGCGCAGCTCCTGGCCTGGCTGCGCGCGGAGAAGCTGCTCGAGAGCGATCCGCTCGCCGACCTGTCGCGGCCCAAGCGCGGGCGGCGCGTGCCCAAGGTGCTGTCGGCCGAGGAGGTCACAGCGCTGGTGCACGCGCCCGACGAGAGCGACGTGGGCATCCGCGACCGCGCGCTGCTCGAGCTGCTCTATGCCGCCGGCCTGCGCGTCTCGGAGCTCACGTCCCTGCGGCTGGCCGACCTGCGCATCGCCTCCCGCGCCTGCACGGTAGAGGGCAAGGGCCGGCGCGAGCGGCTGGCGCTGTTCGGCGAGCCGGCCGCGCGCGCGCTCGAGCGCTATCTGGCCGAGGTGCGGCCGCGCTGGCTGCGGCGGGGCGAGGCGCCCGAGGTGTTCGTGAGCGCGCGCGGGAAGCGACTCACGCGGCAGGCCGTCTGGTACCGGATCCGCGCCTACGGCCGGGCCCTGGGCATCGCGCACAAGCTCACTCCGCACGTGCTGCGACACTCGTTTGCGACGCACCTGCTCGAGGGCGGCGCCGACCTGCGCATCGTGCAGGAGATGCTCGGCCATGCCGACATCGGCACGACCGAGATCTACACCCACGTGAGTCGTGCGCGGCTGCACGAGCTCGTGAATCGCCGCCACCCGCGCGGCGACGCGCGCCGCGCTGGCCGCACGCGGGGCGATGGGTTAGGTTCGCGCTCGTCGTAG
- a CDS encoding segregation/condensation protein A yields MDREATAVGRFSCAVKLPAFEGPLDLLLHLIRANEVDIADIPIALISEQYLAYLELMRMLDLDVAADYLLMAATLAHIKSRLLLPPDPDLLADDGLGDPRAELARRLAEYARYKDAAVELARRPLLGRDVFSGAADTSDLPEKEGVLTVSLFGLLEAMQSVLARIPAEQARHTVARARLTLQECMVQIMDALREADPSSVRFEDLLLGPEPTRERVVLAFLSILELAKIQALLIFQNAEESGRPTGPIRVRLAVALDDAAIEEAGARADAELEARSSDQEGETDGGV; encoded by the coding sequence ATGGACCGCGAGGCCACCGCCGTCGGCCGGTTCTCGTGCGCCGTGAAGCTGCCCGCGTTCGAAGGCCCGCTCGACCTCTTGCTGCACCTGATCCGCGCGAACGAGGTCGACATCGCCGACATCCCGATCGCGCTGATCAGCGAGCAGTATCTCGCCTATCTCGAGCTGATGCGCATGCTCGATCTCGACGTGGCGGCCGACTATCTTTTGATGGCGGCCACGCTCGCGCACATCAAGTCGCGGCTGCTCCTGCCGCCCGACCCCGATCTCCTGGCCGACGACGGGCTCGGGGATCCGCGCGCCGAGCTCGCGCGCCGCCTCGCCGAGTACGCGCGCTACAAGGACGCCGCGGTGGAGCTGGCGCGCCGGCCACTGCTCGGCCGCGACGTATTCAGCGGCGCCGCCGACACGAGTGACCTGCCCGAGAAGGAGGGCGTGCTCACGGTCAGCCTGTTCGGCCTGCTCGAGGCCATGCAGAGCGTGCTCGCGCGCATTCCCGCGGAGCAGGCGCGGCACACGGTCGCGCGCGCGCGACTCACGCTGCAGGAGTGCATGGTCCAGATCATGGACGCGCTGCGCGAGGCGGACCCGTCGAGCGTCCGCTTCGAGGACCTGTTGCTCGGGCCCGAGCCGACGCGCGAGCGCGTGGTGCTCGCGTTCCTGTCGATCCTCGAGCTGGCGAAGATCCAGGCGCTCCTGATCTTCCAGAACGCCGAGGAGTCGGGCCGGCCCACGGGGCCGATCCGCGTGCGGCTGGCCGTGGCGCTCGACGACGCGGCGATAGAGGAAGCGGGCGCGCGCGCCGACGCCGAGCTCGAGGCGCGCAGCAGCGACCAGGAAGGGGAGACCGATGGCGGAGTCTGA
- the scpB gene encoding SMC-Scp complex subunit ScpB — MAESELDRSALEALIFSSEGPLGLAALKRAFPRVTPGQISAAVAQINADLAATGRPYEIAEIAAGWQFRTRPAFAEVILSATPDRKLRLSRPALETLALIAYRQPLTRAEIEDLRSVDCGAVVKSLLERDLVRIVGRRDAPGRPALYGTSATFLETFGLRALSDLPALREIEAIVAAPSEELPADESALEPGESGSSEQPDALPDEEESLADDAAGELLLH; from the coding sequence ATGGCGGAGTCTGAGCTGGACCGCAGCGCGCTCGAGGCGCTGATCTTCTCGTCGGAGGGCCCGCTCGGGCTGGCCGCGCTGAAGCGGGCGTTCCCGCGCGTGACTCCGGGCCAGATCAGCGCCGCCGTGGCGCAGATCAACGCGGACCTCGCGGCCACCGGCCGCCCGTACGAGATCGCCGAGATCGCCGCGGGCTGGCAGTTCCGCACGCGCCCGGCCTTCGCCGAGGTGATTCTCTCCGCCACCCCCGACCGCAAGCTCCGGCTCTCGCGGCCGGCGCTCGAGACACTCGCCTTGATCGCCTACCGCCAGCCACTCACCCGCGCCGAGATCGAGGATCTGCGCAGCGTCGACTGCGGCGCGGTGGTGAAGAGCCTGCTCGAGCGCGACCTGGTGCGCATCGTCGGTCGTCGCGATGCGCCGGGCCGTCCGGCGCTGTACGGCACGAGCGCGACCTTCCTCGAGACCTTCGGTCTGCGCGCGCTCTCCGACCTGCCGGCGCTGCGCGAGATCGAGGCGATCGTCGCAGCGCCGTCCGAGGAGCTGCCCGCCGACGAGAGCGCGCTCGAGCCCGGTGAGAGCGGCTCGTCTGAGCAGCCCGACGCGCTTCCCGACGAGGAGGAGTCACTCGCCGACGACGCTGCCGGCGAGCTGCTCCTGCACTAG
- a CDS encoding CAP domain-containing protein, translated as MTSWRGLFGFAAAFTTAVWLGTAPLEALAGPEAELFARVNRVRAEHHLIPLRGSQELAQVARAHAEDMARRGYFAHESPEGHNALNRVTGAGITGFRLLAENIGASTVSGDRLDAIVEEWMRSHDHRENLLNPAFNTAGVGVVEGPDGQTLVVELYATYN; from the coding sequence GTGACCAGCTGGCGCGGCCTGTTCGGATTCGCCGCGGCGTTCACGACCGCGGTCTGGCTCGGGACCGCCCCGCTCGAGGCGCTGGCGGGCCCGGAGGCGGAGCTGTTCGCGCGCGTGAACCGCGTGCGAGCGGAGCATCACCTGATCCCCCTGCGCGGCTCGCAGGAGCTCGCGCAGGTGGCGCGCGCGCACGCCGAGGACATGGCGCGCCGCGGCTACTTCGCGCACGAGAGTCCGGAGGGTCACAACGCCCTGAACCGGGTGACTGGCGCCGGCATCACCGGCTTCCGCCTGCTGGCCGAGAACATCGGCGCGTCGACCGTGAGCGGCGACCGGCTCGACGCGATCGTCGAGGAGTGGATGCGCTCGCACGACCACCGCGAGAATTTGCTCAACCCCGCGTTCAACACCGCGGGCGTGGGCGTGGTCGAAGGGCCCGACGGCCAGACCCTCGTCGTCGAGCTGTACGCGACCTACAACTGA
- a CDS encoding alpha/beta hydrolase, with translation MRAAPFRLRSADGVELSVRAFLPDGAPRAVLQIVHGMGEHAARYERFAREATAAGWAVYAADCRGHGETAESAALLGHFADADGWEKVVGDVHTVRERAAASHSGLPYALLGHSMGSFIAADYLTRHGVGLRAAVLSGSAASMGPLGFALRAVARAECLRLGERARSPVLQKLLFGRFNQAFEPARTPFDWLSRDPDEVDRYVADPRCGFVLSARSFGDMARGLARYQRKDVLAKIPRALPILLVAGELDPVGGRAGVEKLAAELRAAGLEHVDVRIWPEGRHEMLNEKNRDEVSRDLLAWLERRLRENA, from the coding sequence TTGAGGGCCGCGCCCTTCCGGCTGCGCTCCGCCGACGGCGTCGAGCTGTCGGTGCGCGCGTTCCTGCCCGACGGCGCGCCGCGCGCGGTGCTGCAGATCGTGCACGGCATGGGCGAGCACGCCGCGCGCTACGAGCGCTTCGCGCGCGAGGCCACGGCCGCGGGCTGGGCCGTCTACGCCGCCGACTGCCGGGGCCATGGAGAGACCGCCGAGAGCGCAGCGCTGCTGGGTCACTTCGCCGACGCCGATGGCTGGGAGAAGGTGGTCGGCGACGTGCACACGGTGCGCGAGCGCGCCGCGGCGAGTCACTCGGGGTTGCCCTACGCGCTGCTCGGCCACAGCATGGGATCGTTCATCGCGGCCGACTACCTGACTCGCCACGGCGTCGGGCTGCGCGCGGCGGTGCTGTCGGGCTCGGCGGCGAGCATGGGCCCGCTCGGCTTTGCGTTGCGCGCGGTGGCGCGCGCGGAGTGTCTGCGGCTGGGCGAGCGCGCGCGCAGCCCGGTGCTCCAGAAGCTCTTGTTCGGCCGCTTCAACCAGGCCTTCGAGCCCGCGCGCACGCCCTTCGACTGGCTGTCGCGCGACCCCGACGAGGTGGACCGCTACGTGGCGGATCCGCGCTGCGGCTTCGTGCTCTCCGCGCGCAGCTTCGGCGACATGGCGCGCGGGCTCGCGCGCTACCAGCGCAAGGACGTGCTCGCGAAGATTCCGCGCGCGCTCCCGATCCTGCTCGTCGCCGGCGAGCTCGATCCCGTCGGCGGGCGCGCGGGTGTCGAGAAGCTCGCCGCCGAGCTGCGCGCCGCCGGTCTCGAGCACGTCGACGTGCGCATCTGGCCGGAGGGCCGGCACGAGATGTTGAACGAGAAAAATCGCGACGAGGTCAGCCGCGACCTGCTCGCGTGGCTGGAGCGCAGGCTTCGCGAAAACGCATGA